CTTGCTCGACCTACGAGTGCGGCGGGGCGGCGCAGTTCGCGTGCATCGGAAATACTTACAGGTGCACCGGCGCGTTCAAGTGCTACACGGGATTCAACTGCACGGGAAGGTTTTCCTGCACAGGCACCTACAACCCCTAGAGGGAGCTGATATGAGGACAAGAAGAATCCTCTCTTTTTTCTCGGTCGCGCTTGGCCTCGCGCTGGTGTCCGTGCCGGGTTTTTGCGACTCAGTCGTGGAGCGCCCCCGATTCTGCGTCCTGCGCAGCCTCACGACCCACGCAGAATGGAACCAATTGCACCCTTGAACGGGAATGCTCTTGTTGTAGGGGCGGCCTGAACCGCCCCTACTGGACCTGGTTTGCAGGATGGCGTTGGGGATTACCAATGGCTGATACGGAGGGAACATGACACGAGTTGATGTTGAGAGGGTGGCGGCAAGCGTTGCGGATTGGCTGGGCTCTGAGGGCCCGCAATGGCCACACGTGGTCGAGGGGCGATTGATTAAGGCGGAGGGCCTCGACGTCGGCGATGCGAGCCGCGTGGTTGCCCGGACGCGGGGGATTATCGCGGAGAAAGTGATGCCGCCAATCACGAAGGTCGAGCTCTTCCTCACAGAGGACTGCACCAACCGCTGCGACTACTGCTTCGTTAAAGAGAAGCACGAGCACAACGTTATGTCGGTCGATACGGCGCTTCAGGCGGTCGATTGGCTGTTTTCGGTCTGCGGCGACGACGGCGAGATGCGGATACTCTTCTTCGGCGGCGAACCGCTTCTGAACTTCGAGGCGATCAAGGCGGTTGCTTTGAAGGCCGAACAGCTCGCCAAGGAGCACGGCAAGAACCTGAGCCTGGACATGACGACGAATGGCATTCCCGCAACGCAGGAGAAGCTCGAGTTCATGGCCGAGCACGGCATCAAGTTCCTTCTGAGCCTCGACGGTGACCGCGAGACGCACGACAGGTATCGACACCTCAAAAATGGCAAAGGCACTTATGACCTGGTCTCGCCTCGCCTGGCGGAGTTCAAGCGATACCAGCCGTGGATGGGCTCTCGTGTGACGGTTCAGCCAGACACGCTTGGCAAGCTCGCCGCGAACGTGAGGCACCTTCATTCTATCGGCGTCAATCAATTCATTATCGGGGCGGCGGACGGTGCCGAGTGGCCGCAGGAGCTCGTTGACGAATACACGAGGCAATGGGAGCAGGTCGCGGATTTCTATATCGAGACGAGGCGCAGGGGAGGGCATATCCGGATAACGGAGTTTGAGGAGCCGCTGGACGGCAGGCCGAACCTCACGCCGCTTTGGGGCTGCCAGGCGGGCCGGGACTCGGTCTGCGTCTCCTACAACGGGGACATTCATCCCTGCTCAAAGATGCTTTCGGTCTGTCGGAGCCAGCCGGTCTCTTATCTTGGGAACGTCTGGGACGGCATAACTGACGTCGATGAACGTGCGAACGTGATGTCAATCTGGCACCCGAGGCGGCCGAAGTGCGAGTCGTGCGACCTAGCCTGGATGTGCGCCGGAGGCTGCCCGGCCCTGAACTGGGAGGCCAGCGGCAGTGTGCACGTGCCCTCGGAGTTCGATTGCATGTTCAAGCACCACGAACACAATCTGCACAAGCGCATTGATCCCAAGTTGAAAGAGGCCGGCCTCTTTCAGCCCCCGAAGCATGGCAAAAAGCCGAAGCGCTACGCACCGCCGAGCACTTAGGGCGCACTACCCCCCGCTTGCTCTCTCTCCCCGAAAAATTGTGGTGCGCGGGCACCGCACTCCAAACTGGCCGCACACCATACCTTGATCCTGAATGCCATTGCCTGCTATCCTCTAGAAAACGGTTTTGATGATTCGGAATATGAGGCGCGGCTATGACTGATACTCCCTGGACAGTTATAGAGATTGACAAGGACGGCCTGGTCGAGCTCGACGGCAAAAAGACTGGCCATATAGATGTCGATGCCTTCTTGAAGGAGCCGAAGAACAAGGCATTTATCGAGGCATTCGAGAT
The bacterium genome window above contains:
- a CDS encoding radical SAM protein, which codes for MTRVDVERVAASVADWLGSEGPQWPHVVEGRLIKAEGLDVGDASRVVARTRGIIAEKVMPPITKVELFLTEDCTNRCDYCFVKEKHEHNVMSVDTALQAVDWLFSVCGDDGEMRILFFGGEPLLNFEAIKAVALKAEQLAKEHGKNLSLDMTTNGIPATQEKLEFMAEHGIKFLLSLDGDRETHDRYRHLKNGKGTYDLVSPRLAEFKRYQPWMGSRVTVQPDTLGKLAANVRHLHSIGVNQFIIGAADGAEWPQELVDEYTRQWEQVADFYIETRRRGGHIRITEFEEPLDGRPNLTPLWGCQAGRDSVCVSYNGDIHPCSKMLSVCRSQPVSYLGNVWDGITDVDERANVMSIWHPRRPKCESCDLAWMCAGGCPALNWEASGSVHVPSEFDCMFKHHEHNLHKRIDPKLKEAGLFQPPKHGKKPKRYAPPST